CCTCGCCGCCGCAGCTGCGGGCGACCGCCCCTCGAACGCCGACATCGAGTCGTACGTGCGCATCCTCGACCAGGCCGACAGCGTGCGCGTGCTCAGCACCGTACAGTCGCACCTCCCGAGCCGACACCCCGGCAACCCCACTGACACCCCGAAACAGGAAGGCCAGGTCGCGTGATCGCCACCGAACCGGCAGTATTCGTTCTCGAAGACGGCACCCGCTACACCGGCAGGGCGTACGGCGCCCGCGGGCGTACCTTCGGTGAAGCCGTCTTCGCCACCGGCATGACCGGCTACCAGGAGACCCTGACCGACCCGTCGTACGCCGGCCAGATCGTCATGATGACGGCCCCGCACATCGGCAACACAGGCACCAACGACGAAGACCTCGAGTCGAGCCGCATCTGGGTCTCCGGCTTCGTCGTGCGGGATCCCTCCCGCATCGTGTCGAACTTCCGCGCGACCCGCTCGCTCGACGATGACCTCGTGCGTGACGAGGTGGTCGGCATCAGCGGTATCGACACGCGTGCCGTCACCCGCCACATCCGTTCCGCCGGGGCCATGCGCGCCGGCATCTTCTCGGGCCCCGACTTCGAGCTGTCACCGGATGCCCAGCTGAAGCTCGTGCGGGAGGGCGCCGAGATGGCGGGCCAGAACCTCTCGAGCCGCGTCTCGACCGCCGAGCGCTACACCGTGCCGGCGGTCGGCGAACGGATCGGGTCCGTCGCCGTGCTCGACCTCGGCGTGAAGAAGTCGACGCTGAACTATCTCGCCGACCGCGGATTCGACGTCGAGGTGCTCCCCGAGTCGATCTCGTCGGCGGAGGTGCTCGCGCTCGAACCCAGCGCGCTGTTCTACTCGAACGGGCCGGGCGACCCTGAGGCATCCGAAGGTCACGTGCAGGTGCTCCGCGACGTGCTGCGCGCCGGCGTGCCGTATTTCGGCATCTGTTTCGGCAACCAGCTGCTCGGCCGCGCCCTCGGCTTCGGCACCTACAAGCTGCCGTTCGGGCACCGCGGCATCAACCAGCCGGTGCTCGACCGCACCACCGGCCGCGTCGAGATCACCAGCCAGAACCACGGTTTCGCAGTCGACGC
Above is a genomic segment from Subtercola boreus containing:
- the carA gene encoding glutamine-hydrolyzing carbamoyl-phosphate synthase small subunit; its protein translation is MIATEPAVFVLEDGTRYTGRAYGARGRTFGEAVFATGMTGYQETLTDPSYAGQIVMMTAPHIGNTGTNDEDLESSRIWVSGFVVRDPSRIVSNFRATRSLDDDLVRDEVVGISGIDTRAVTRHIRSAGAMRAGIFSGPDFELSPDAQLKLVREGAEMAGQNLSSRVSTAERYTVPAVGERIGSVAVLDLGVKKSTLNYLADRGFDVEVLPESISSAEVLALEPSALFYSNGPGDPEASEGHVQVLRDVLRAGVPYFGICFGNQLLGRALGFGTYKLPFGHRGINQPVLDRTTGRVEITSQNHGFAVDAPREGVTDSPEGFGRVEVSHISLNDDVVEGIRCLDINAFSVQYHPEAAAGPHDSMYLFDRFREMVLTGSLDTANAEISKEGN